TCCGGTGGGCAACGCCAACGGGCTTTAATCGCCATGGCTCTAGCCAACGACCCCGATCTTCTTATCTGCGATGAACCCACCACCGCACTTGATGTCACAGTGCAAAAACAAATCGTTGACCTGCTGCTACGTCTAACCAAAGAACGCGGCACCGCACTCTTGTTTATCACTCACGATCTAGGTCTTGTATCCCAAACCTGCGAAAAACTACTGGTGATGAAATCCGGTGAAATCGTCGAACGTGGATCCACCCACTCCGTGCTGCACGATCCAAAGCACCCGTATACGCAACAACTTCTGCAGGCATCCATCCTGGACAAACCAAAAATTGTAGAAAACTACGGACCTGCCGTGATCACGGTGAACGAAGTCTCCCGGCGCTTTAAAAAGAACACTGCCTTAAATTCAGTGTCTTTAAAAGTATGTAAAGGCGAGCGTCTTGGCATTGTCGGTGGATCAGGATCTGGCAAAACCACGCTGCTTAAATTGCTTGCAGGACTGGATAAACCAACTACCGGCACAGTCAAAGTAACCGGTGGCGTACAGATGGTCTTTCAAGATCCTCAATCAAGTCTGAACCCACGGATGAAAATCAGAGACATCATTGCTGAACCCCTGCTTGGTTGGACACCAGCAGACAAGTCAGCACGGGTAGAAGAAGTAATTACCCACGTCGGACTAAGCACCGATGTGTTAGAACGCTACCCCCACGAATTTTCCGGAGGGCAGCGTCAACGCATTTCCATCGCCCGGGCACTAGCACCCAAGCCCGATATTTTGCTTGCCGACGAACCCGTATCCGCCCTTGACGTTTCCGTACGTAAGCAAGTATTAAATCTCCTCCACCACCTAGTCGAAGAATATGGCATAACCTTAGTCTTCGTCTCCCACGATCTGGCTGTGGTTAGACACGTGTGCACATCTGTCTTAGTGATGGACCAAGGAGAGATCATCGAACAAGGTCGCGTGGATGTGGTTTATGATTCTCCGCAGACTCAGTACACAAAAGTCCTGCTCGACGCCGTACCGCGCATAGGTGTTTAGGCTTTTAGTGTACTGACCAGACGCAACATCTCATTTCGTGTTGAATGGTGGGATGACAACAGCGCAGGCCTGGCTCATCACCGGTACCAGCAGCGGGCTGGGGCTTGCTCTAACCAAGGAGGCTCTGGCTGCTGGTCACCACGTTGTGGCCACCACACGGAAAGGCACTTTGCCCATTGAGGATCCTCGCCTTACCGTGATCCGACTTAATCCCGCAGACAGGGAAGAATGCCGGCGCGCCGTGGAAGAGGCCTACCGGGTAACCGGACGTCTGGATGTTCTGGTTAACAATGCTGGTTACGGACTCGTGGGCGCTGTGGAGGAAATAAGTGAAACTGAGGCCCGCGACATTCTGGACGTTGACCTACTGGGGCCGTTGTGGATGACCCAAGCAGCACTACCTATCATGCGAGGTCAAGGACACGGACACATTGTCCAGATCTCCTCGACAGGTGGCGTAGGGGCCATGCCATTTCTTAGTCTTTACAACGCTGCCAAGTGGGGACTCGAGGGATTTAGCGAAGCACTAGCTGCCGAGGTGCAGCCCATGGGTATCCGAGTTACTCTCGCCGAGATCAGCGCGATGGACACCCAGTGGGCAACATCAGGAATGAAGTTCAGCAATCCAAATAGCGACTATGACGAATTGCGCGAACAGGTCCTTGGTACCGCAGCTGTTCCATGGCCTAGTGAACCGGGAGCAACTGGCGGAGGCACTGCACCAGACGACATCGCGCGCAGCATCCTCACACACGTTGCGGCAGACAGCGGACCTTTACGTCTTGTCTTGGGAGATGGCGCGGCCGAGCAGATCACAACGGTGCTCGAACGTAGGAAACACGATTACTCTACTCAACCTGGATTCCAGAACTGAGCCTGCCATTCTCACAAATGCTCACATACATCTAAGCCGTGCCAGAGTGTTCGTGGTGGCAGCCTTAGATCTTGTGGATCAATCCTGCTGAGCAATTCTTTGAATGCGATTGCTGGTTTGCTCAACGTTTTCTCTTTTGGAGTCACCAGGCCGATTGTCCTTGTGATTGGCACACCAGTGAATGGTTTAAATACCAATCCCTGCACGTTCATAAGTGGCAGCACAAAGCCCGGTGCGGCTGAGAGCCCAATTCCTGCTGCACACATACCAGCCACAGAGCTCACTGACCTCGCGGTGACTATTTGCGATGGTTGAATATCGTTACCGTAAAGCGCCCGATCCACGATCCTTCTGACAGAACTTGATTCACCAAAAGAGACAAACGGTTCTTCTCGCAGCTGCGCCCAAGAAACTTCTTCTTGTTGTGCAAAATTGTGCTCTGACGGAACGATGCAAAAGAATTCTTCAGTGGCTAGCGGTTCCAGATCAAAACGATTCGATTGATCTCTTACGTAGTCTGCGTCGATGGCAGTAATTGATAAATCAATCGTGCCTTCCACCGCCCGAGATAACACTTCCTCCGCAGTGAAATCTGTAACTTCTACGCGAACATCAGGAAACTGGGCTCTAAATTTCACAATCAAAGACGGTAAGAAAGTCGCCGCCAGAGAAGGCAGTGTTGCAATTCTCAACACTCCGTTAACTCCACGTACATAGTCTTGAAAGTAGTTGGTTTCCCTTTTATGAAACTCAAGGATATTTCGAGCCATTTGGACAAACTGCACACCTTCATCGGTGAGTGAAAAGTGCCTGGTAGTGCGATCAAAAAGCTTCACTCCCACGTGCCGCTCCACCAAGGAGGCTGTCCGGCTTAAATTCGATTGTGATTGGTTTAAAAACTCCGCCGCGCGAGAAAATCCACCATGTTCAGCAATCGCAGTAATGATGCGTAATTGATCCAAAGTAATTCTATCTATCCGCATAACTCATAAATCTATGCCTTATTAATGTTTGACTCAACTATGTGGCGTGAAACATACTCAAATCAAGAAATAATTTGAATCACATAAAAGGAGGTTTGATGATTGCCACGCTCGGTTTCCTCACCGTAGGCATTTTTCTTGCCCTAACGCTTTTCACGAGAGTTTCCGTTCTCATCAGCCTTGTTCTCGTCCCCATCGTCTTTGCCATCATCGGCGGATTCACACCTGAACTTGGGGACATGATTGGTGATGGACTTATCCAAGTTGCTCCCGTCGCCATCATGATTACTTTTGCAGTCCTGTACTTCAGCCTCATGGTCGATGTTGGGCTATTTGACCCCCTCATCAACAAAGTTGTCGGCTGGGCAAAAGGTGATCCGGTCAAAATCGCGATCGGAACCGCAATCGTCACGATGGCCGTCGCTCTAGATGGCGATGGAGCCTCCACCTTCCTAATCACCATCTCCGCGTTCCTACCGATTTATAATCGAATCGGCATGAGGCCTTTAGCTCTCACAGGAATCGTTGCACTTGGTGCTGGTGTCATGAACCTGATCCCTTGGGGTGGCCCCACCGCCCGAGCAATGGCAGCCTTGGATCTTTTAAGCTCAGATATTTTCCTCCCAATGTTGCCCGCCATGATCGGAGGCATGATTTGGGTAATCATCGCAGCCTTCATCATTGGCCGAATTGAACGGAAACGAATCGGATCTGACGGCGTCACAGTGTCATTTGATGAACAAGCAATTAAGGCCGAGCGCGAGCATGCAGGCACACCAATGTGGAAGACAATTATCAACCTTGCTCTTACAATTGGCCTGGTAATCATCTTGCTCTTCCAGCTTTTCCCACTCCATGTTTCGTTCATCATTGCCTTCGTTATCGCACTGATTATCAACCGCCCTTCGTGGACATCTCAGCAAGAACTGCTGTCTAAACATGGTGGAAATGTCGTTCTAGTCGTCTCAATGATTTTCGCCGCAGGTGTCTTCACCGGAATTCTTCGAGGCACCGGGATGATCGAAGCAATGGCACTACAAATCGTGGACTGGATCCCTGACAGTGCCGGTGGTTTCCTACCCATTTTGGTAGCAGTCGCTTCCATGCCGTTGAGCTTGGTATTTACCCCTGATGCTTTTTACTTTGGTGTCGTACCAGTCTTCGCCGAAGCAACCATGGCAATGGGAGGAGATCCTGCAGAAATTGGTCGTGCAGCAATCGTGGGACAGATGACTACCGGTTTCCCTCTAAGTCCGCTGACTGCATCCACCTTCATCCTCATCGGCATGGCAAAAGTGTCACTGGGTGATCACCAAAGGTTCATTTTTGGATGGGCTTTTGGAACCTCCATAGTAATGGCCATCATCGCAGTTTTAACTGGTGCAATCTCAATTTAGGTTTTAAGGAAAGTTATGAACAAAACCATCAAACTTGGCGCAGGAGCAGGGTTCTCCGGTGACCGTATTGATCCAGCTCAACAACTCGTCGAGCATGCTGACCTCGATTACCTAATATTTGAGTGCTTGGGAGAAAGAACAGTTGCTGCAGGTGAACTTCGCCGTAGAAGTGATAAGGACAGCGGGTTTGAC
Above is a genomic segment from Corynebacterium suranareeae containing:
- a CDS encoding dipeptide ABC transporter ATP-binding protein, which gives rise to MLKVSDLNVGNNFVHNVSFDINPGERVGLIGESGSGKSLTALSIMGLSDLPTTGQITFNGAPSASFRGQRIAMIFQEPMSALNPLMRVGRQIEEMMTVHGASKKDARTRLKKLLLDVSLPERVSRSFPHELSGGQRQRALIAMALANDPDLLICDEPTTALDVTVQKQIVDLLLRLTKERGTALLFITHDLGLVSQTCEKLLVMKSGEIVERGSTHSVLHDPKHPYTQQLLQASILDKPKIVENYGPAVITVNEVSRRFKKNTALNSVSLKVCKGERLGIVGGSGSGKTTLLKLLAGLDKPTTGTVKVTGGVQMVFQDPQSSLNPRMKIRDIIAEPLLGWTPADKSARVEEVITHVGLSTDVLERYPHEFSGGQRQRISIARALAPKPDILLADEPVSALDVSVRKQVLNLLHHLVEEYGITLVFVSHDLAVVRHVCTSVLVMDQGEIIEQGRVDVVYDSPQTQYTKVLLDAVPRIGV
- a CDS encoding SDR family NAD(P)-dependent oxidoreductase; its protein translation is MTTAQAWLITGTSSGLGLALTKEALAAGHHVVATTRKGTLPIEDPRLTVIRLNPADREECRRAVEEAYRVTGRLDVLVNNAGYGLVGAVEEISETEARDILDVDLLGPLWMTQAALPIMRGQGHGHIVQISSTGGVGAMPFLSLYNAAKWGLEGFSEALAAEVQPMGIRVTLAEISAMDTQWATSGMKFSNPNSDYDELREQVLGTAAVPWPSEPGATGGGTAPDDIARSILTHVAADSGPLRLVLGDGAAEQITTVLERRKHDYSTQPGFQN
- a CDS encoding LysR family transcriptional regulator, with amino-acid sequence MRIDRITLDQLRIITAIAEHGGFSRAAEFLNQSQSNLSRTASLVERHVGVKLFDRTTRHFSLTDEGVQFVQMARNILEFHKRETNYFQDYVRGVNGVLRIATLPSLAATFLPSLIVKFRAQFPDVRVEVTDFTAEEVLSRAVEGTIDLSITAIDADYVRDQSNRFDLEPLATEEFFCIVPSEHNFAQQEEVSWAQLREEPFVSFGESSSVRRIVDRALYGNDIQPSQIVTARSVSSVAGMCAAGIGLSAAPGFVLPLMNVQGLVFKPFTGVPITRTIGLVTPKEKTLSKPAIAFKELLSRIDPQDLRLPPRTLWHGLDVCEHL
- a CDS encoding CitMHS family transporter; translated protein: MIATLGFLTVGIFLALTLFTRVSVLISLVLVPIVFAIIGGFTPELGDMIGDGLIQVAPVAIMITFAVLYFSLMVDVGLFDPLINKVVGWAKGDPVKIAIGTAIVTMAVALDGDGASTFLITISAFLPIYNRIGMRPLALTGIVALGAGVMNLIPWGGPTARAMAALDLLSSDIFLPMLPAMIGGMIWVIIAAFIIGRIERKRIGSDGVTVSFDEQAIKAEREHAGTPMWKTIINLALTIGLVIILLFQLFPLHVSFIIAFVIALIINRPSWTSQQELLSKHGGNVVLVVSMIFAAGVFTGILRGTGMIEAMALQIVDWIPDSAGGFLPILVAVASMPLSLVFTPDAFYFGVVPVFAEATMAMGGDPAEIGRAAIVGQMTTGFPLSPLTASTFILIGMAKVSLGDHQRFIFGWAFGTSIVMAIIAVLTGAISI